In Anaerolineales bacterium, the following proteins share a genomic window:
- the casB gene encoding type I-E CRISPR-associated protein Cse2/CasB has translation MNSLEERFVDRLKQLAEGDERGALASLRRGLGQPPGTVAEMYRYVEPFLGGMESGARYKESAFYLVAALFALHPKSTDEGNMGTHLAKTRTDAGADALERRFTALLAAHPDDLPEYLRQTMSFLKSKDIRVNWNQLLRDLQNWGHEDRFVQKNWARSFWGGRQSSESTNSSNEKGE, from the coding sequence ATGAATAGTTTGGAAGAACGCTTTGTTGACCGTCTGAAACAACTGGCGGAGGGCGACGAGCGTGGCGCGTTGGCTTCCCTGCGGCGCGGACTCGGTCAACCGCCTGGCACGGTGGCAGAGATGTATCGCTACGTTGAGCCATTTCTCGGCGGCATGGAGAGCGGCGCACGTTATAAAGAATCCGCTTTCTATTTGGTGGCGGCATTGTTTGCCTTGCATCCCAAATCCACCGATGAGGGCAATATGGGGACGCATTTGGCGAAGACCCGCACCGACGCCGGCGCAGACGCATTGGAACGCCGCTTCACCGCCCTGCTTGCCGCGCACCCCGACGATCTGCCAGAGTATCTGCGTCAGACAATGAGTTTTCTCAAATCCAAAGATATTCGCGTCAATTGGAATCAACTTCTTCGTGACCTGCAAAACTGGGGACATGAAGATCGGTTTGTGCAAAAGAATTGGGCGCGCTCCTTTTGGGGTGGACGCCAATCATCCGAATCAACCAACAGTTCAAACGAAAAAGGAGAATAA
- the cas7e gene encoding type I-E CRISPR-associated protein Cas7/Cse4/CasC, translated as MFIELHILQNFAPSNLNRDDTGNPKDTEFGGVRRARISSQAIKRAIRLHKVFVATTEVKPAIRTRWLTRSLVEKLTAGGKPEDIAWKVAEALAKAFELGTEKDKKTNQPRTSVLVFFSEGEIQILADQLADSWKEVSGVGEKNVPPAFKKIADDFVKAYKTRRASVPDIAMFGRMLAEKPELKMDAACQVSHAISTHRVNMELDYFTAVDDLLKDDEAGAGHVNVTAFNSACFYRYARIDWDLLVKNLGDDKELARKTVEGFLRAAALAIPSGKQNSFAAQNPPDFMLGVVRKDGQSWSLANAFETPVKTGRDGGLMSASIEKLKEYWAKLNKVYGGNGVTSAELSLDGEDNMEGWLKKLLGSLE; from the coding sequence ATGTTCATCGAACTTCATATCTTGCAGAACTTTGCCCCTTCCAACCTCAACCGCGACGACACAGGCAACCCGAAGGACACCGAATTCGGCGGCGTGCGCCGCGCACGGATTTCTTCACAGGCGATAAAACGCGCCATCCGTCTTCATAAAGTTTTTGTCGCCACAACAGAAGTCAAACCTGCCATTCGCACCCGCTGGCTGACACGTTCTTTGGTGGAAAAATTGACGGCTGGCGGAAAGCCAGAGGATATCGCTTGGAAAGTTGCAGAGGCTTTGGCAAAAGCCTTTGAGTTGGGGACAGAAAAAGATAAGAAAACAAACCAACCCCGCACAAGTGTTTTGGTCTTCTTCAGCGAAGGGGAAATACAAATACTTGCTGACCAACTTGCCGATTCTTGGAAGGAAGTATCAGGCGTTGGTGAAAAGAATGTTCCGCCCGCTTTCAAGAAAATTGCCGATGATTTTGTAAAGGCTTATAAAACCCGTCGCGCAAGCGTCCCCGATATTGCCATGTTTGGACGTATGCTGGCAGAAAAGCCAGAACTGAAAATGGATGCTGCCTGCCAGGTTTCTCATGCCATTTCCACCCATCGGGTCAATATGGAATTGGATTACTTCACCGCCGTAGATGATTTGCTCAAAGATGATGAGGCAGGCGCAGGACATGTTAATGTCACCGCTTTTAACAGCGCCTGCTTCTACCGCTATGCCCGCATTGACTGGGACTTGCTCGTCAAGAATCTCGGCGATGACAAAGAACTCGCCCGCAAGACAGTGGAAGGATTTTTACGCGCCGCCGCGCTGGCGATTCCCTCTGGCAAACAAAACAGCTTCGCCGCTCAAAACCCGCCTGATTTTATGCTTGGCGTTGTCCGCAAAGACGGTCAATCCTGGTCTTTGGCGAACGCCTTTGAAACGCCCGTCAAGACCGGGCGCGATGGCGGGCTGATGTCTGCTTCCATCGAGAAGTTGAAAGAATATTGGGCGAAATTAAACAAGGTGTATGGCGGGAACGGCGTGACCTCCGCCGAACTCTCGCTCGACGGTGAAGACAATATGGAAGGCTGGTTGAAGAAATTGCTCGGCTCGTTGGAGTAG